Proteins encoded together in one Chitinophaga varians window:
- a CDS encoding cytidine deaminase, giving the protein MEKQLQQFEFLVYNDITGLDDKDAWLLKEARDVTRHAYAPYSHFQVGAVIRLVNGEIVAGSNQENAAFPAGLCAERVALSAASSAYPDVPVDTIAVSYNNMHGDSNHPISPCGVCRQTLAEYELRQESPIRLILGGLSGKVYVINKANDLLPLGFSASDMTEK; this is encoded by the coding sequence ATGGAGAAACAATTACAACAATTTGAGTTTTTGGTATATAATGATATTACCGGTCTGGATGATAAGGACGCGTGGTTACTGAAAGAGGCCCGTGATGTGACCCGTCATGCCTATGCACCCTATTCGCATTTCCAGGTGGGTGCGGTGATACGGCTGGTCAATGGCGAAATTGTGGCCGGTTCCAACCAGGAAAATGCCGCTTTCCCCGCCGGCCTGTGTGCGGAAAGAGTGGCTTTGTCTGCTGCCTCCTCGGCCTATCCGGACGTGCCGGTAGACACTATCGCTGTCAGCTATAACAATATGCACGGCGACAGTAACCATCCCATTTCGCCCTGTGGCGTTTGCCGGCAAACGCTGGCAGAATATGAACTGCGCCAGGAAAGCCCGATACGCCTCATCCTGGGTGGACTGAGCGGCAAGGTGTATGTTATCAATAAGGCCAATGACCTGCTGCCGTTAGGGTTCTCTGCATCCGACATGACTGAAAAATAA
- a CDS encoding tetratricopeptide repeat protein: protein MMTYRLVLCLPVVMLSMAIHTVTAVPLTKWYDKARDLYREGIAFRKSGQHEAARLRFAAAIKADSAFTAAYSALGDIYFERKSYADALICCRKAQQLGAVNMSRQIGLSYYYLHQYENALEALQQALNEEPGNKMVPYQLAQLYAQLGNYRESIHYYQEDLLLDSTHIAAWYELGMMWFNVTEPAKAVQAFEKAAILGCKQDALFLFNTGAAWLQLQETEKGIACLLKAQQLQPDDEQVGFNLAQAFYGKGDFEAAVAQWEKVLCLQPTNAFAMFMLGKSYMGKGETERGMALCDKATATGTIR, encoded by the coding sequence ATGATGACCTATCGCCTTGTCCTATGTTTGCCTGTTGTGATGCTCAGCATGGCCATTCACACTGTTACCGCGGTGCCGTTAACCAAATGGTACGATAAAGCCCGTGATCTTTACCGCGAAGGTATTGCCTTCAGAAAATCCGGTCAGCATGAAGCTGCCCGCCTGCGCTTTGCTGCGGCCATTAAGGCAGACAGTGCTTTTACTGCTGCCTATAGTGCCCTGGGAGATATTTACTTTGAGAGAAAATCATACGCGGACGCCCTGATCTGTTGCCGTAAAGCACAGCAGCTGGGAGCGGTCAATATGAGCCGGCAGATAGGACTGAGTTATTACTACCTGCATCAGTATGAAAACGCGCTGGAAGCGCTGCAACAGGCCCTGAACGAAGAACCAGGCAATAAAATGGTGCCTTACCAGCTGGCACAGCTTTACGCGCAGCTGGGCAACTACCGGGAAAGCATACACTATTATCAGGAAGACCTGTTGTTGGACAGCACGCATATCGCGGCCTGGTATGAACTGGGCATGATGTGGTTTAATGTGACCGAACCGGCGAAAGCGGTACAGGCTTTTGAAAAAGCCGCCATACTGGGATGCAAACAGGACGCGCTTTTTCTGTTCAACACCGGCGCTGCGTGGTTGCAACTGCAGGAAACAGAGAAAGGCATTGCCTGTCTGCTGAAAGCACAGCAACTGCAACCAGATGATGAACAGGTGGGCTTCAATCTTGCGCAGGCCTTTTATGGAAAAGGAGATTTTGAAGCGGCTGTTGCCCAGTGGGAAAAGGTGTTGTGCTTGCAGCCAACAAATGCATTTGCTATGTTTATGCTCGGAAAGTCGTATATGGGTAAGGGTGAGACGGAGAGAGGCATGGCCCTGTGTGACAAAGCGACGGCTACAGGCACTATCAGATAA
- a CDS encoding OmpA family protein, whose amino-acid sequence MNKSIIWRASCALMALLPLFSNAQDQTTTSAVPTVQLFKGPQEYKTWSIGINGGLLAPVAATGGSNDFTKWKASGGYGAYVKYQILHFMALRADYVGGKLKADNSKNWGNGQPPVSPYSSFETKLKWSASLNAVFNITTVNWLFRKNFVMLYGSVGGGIAGYSPTLTPTGSNTSFDYKPDGTIKELIIPVGAGLKFRLSEFINLDLGYTMNYVDADNLDGRNYGPNKDKYSYGYAGLEFALGKKGKPQLQWHNPAAATYDELEAQKASLRTALDAANQANARLTADVDKLTKDSDGDGVSDFFDKCPGTPANTAVDGAGCPLPAPVIEKKEEKVVITEEDTRIVKEAIQNLEFDFAKATIKAHSYPALDRVAELLKRKNLNLKLSGHTDNVGSKERNLALSRERAESVKSYLVAKGVNASKIEAVGYGMTQPIASNKTAAGRQKNRRVEFTIF is encoded by the coding sequence ATGAACAAATCCATTATCTGGCGGGCATCCTGTGCCCTTATGGCCCTTTTGCCCCTCTTTAGCAATGCCCAGGACCAAACAACGACGTCTGCTGTTCCCACCGTACAGCTATTTAAAGGCCCCCAGGAGTACAAAACATGGTCAATCGGTATCAATGGCGGCCTGCTGGCCCCAGTGGCTGCCACCGGCGGTAGTAACGACTTTACCAAATGGAAGGCCTCCGGCGGTTATGGCGCCTATGTAAAATACCAGATACTGCACTTTATGGCCCTGCGAGCCGATTATGTAGGCGGTAAATTAAAAGCCGACAACAGTAAAAACTGGGGCAATGGCCAGCCGCCTGTTAGTCCTTACAGCTCCTTTGAAACAAAACTCAAATGGTCCGCTTCCCTGAACGCGGTATTTAATATCACAACGGTCAACTGGCTGTTCCGTAAAAACTTTGTCATGCTGTATGGCTCTGTGGGCGGCGGTATCGCCGGCTATAGCCCTACGCTCACTCCCACCGGCAGCAACACTTCCTTCGATTATAAACCCGATGGCACCATCAAGGAGCTGATCATCCCGGTAGGCGCCGGCCTGAAGTTCAGATTATCTGAATTCATCAACCTCGACCTCGGTTATACTATGAATTATGTGGATGCGGACAACCTCGACGGCCGCAACTATGGGCCCAACAAGGACAAATACTCCTATGGCTACGCCGGACTGGAGTTTGCCCTTGGCAAAAAAGGCAAGCCCCAGCTGCAGTGGCATAACCCTGCTGCCGCCACCTACGATGAGCTGGAAGCACAAAAAGCATCCCTCCGCACAGCCCTCGACGCTGCCAACCAGGCTAATGCAAGGCTGACAGCCGACGTGGACAAACTGACCAAAGACAGCGACGGAGACGGCGTTTCCGACTTCTTCGATAAATGCCCCGGCACTCCGGCCAACACCGCTGTAGATGGCGCCGGATGTCCGCTGCCGGCCCCGGTTATAGAGAAGAAGGAAGAAAAGGTGGTCATCACGGAAGAAGATACCCGTATCGTGAAGGAAGCAATCCAGAACCTGGAATTCGACTTCGCGAAAGCCACTATTAAAGCACATTCTTACCCGGCGCTTGACAGGGTGGCAGAACTGCTCAAACGTAAAAACCTGAACCTCAAACTCAGCGGCCATACAGACAACGTGGGAAGCAAGGAACGCAACCTGGCCCTGTCCAGAGAAAGAGCAGAATCCGTAAAATCCTACCTGGTAGCCAAAGGTGTAAACGCCTCTAAAATTGAAGCCGTGGGTTATGGCATGACACAGCCCATTGCCAGCAATAAAACCGCTGCCGGCAGACAGAAAAACAGAAGGGTCGAATTCACCATCTTCTAA
- the argS gene encoding arginine--tRNA ligase produces MSVVQSIRTAAVAAIKSLYNQDIALADVSINVTKPEFQGEYTIVVFPFTKFSRQKPDETAQHIGTWLTANQPELIAGFNVVKGFLNLDINQDYWTAFLQQNHNNSNIGIQPANGKRIMVEYSSPNTNKPLHLGHLRNNFLGYSIAEILKANGYEVIKTNLVNDRGIHICKSMLAWQLFAHGDTPESTGIKGDHLVGDYYVKFESVVKEQAEPIIDRVLENDFQDFEGADVEKLTKLVTALHKPEVKADEDKTAKIMGDIKEMARNKTEIMQQAKIMLQQWEAGNPEVRHLWETMNSWVYKGFDATYKRLGIDFDKMYYESDTYLLGKDLVADGLQKGVLFKKDDNSVWIDLTADGLDEKLLLRGDGTSVYMTQDLGTARLKYNDYHMEQSIYVVADEQNYHFKVLQLILEKLGEPSAAGIYHLSYGMVELPHGRMKSREGTVVDADDMAEEMVNTAKEATEKALQKHSDITEAELNELYETIGLGGMKFFLLRVDPKKKMIFNPEESIDLHGFTGPFIQYAHARIKSILRDVGPVEGLENFRYHGELLPLEKELIVLNEQFEGAVVEAHREMSPSVIANYVFLLAQTFNSFYAAKVDGVYTYSVLREENEDKKKLRLQLITLTAHTIRQGMKLLGINVPERM; encoded by the coding sequence ATGAGTGTTGTACAATCAATCAGAACGGCGGCTGTTGCTGCCATTAAATCACTTTATAACCAGGACATCGCATTGGCCGACGTTTCGATCAATGTGACCAAGCCTGAGTTTCAGGGTGAGTATACCATTGTTGTTTTCCCGTTCACCAAATTCAGCCGACAAAAACCCGACGAAACCGCTCAGCACATCGGCACCTGGCTCACTGCCAACCAACCGGAACTGATCGCCGGTTTTAACGTGGTAAAAGGCTTCCTCAACCTGGACATCAACCAGGACTACTGGACTGCTTTCCTGCAGCAAAACCATAACAACAGCAACATCGGCATACAACCCGCCAACGGCAAAAGGATCATGGTGGAATACTCTTCCCCCAATACCAACAAACCGTTGCACCTCGGGCACCTGCGTAATAACTTCCTGGGGTATTCCATTGCGGAAATCCTGAAAGCCAATGGATACGAGGTCATTAAAACAAACCTCGTGAACGACCGTGGTATTCACATCTGTAAATCCATGCTCGCATGGCAGTTGTTTGCACACGGCGATACCCCGGAATCGACCGGCATCAAAGGCGATCACCTCGTGGGCGACTACTACGTGAAATTTGAAAGCGTAGTAAAAGAACAGGCCGAGCCTATCATCGACCGGGTACTGGAAAACGATTTCCAGGACTTCGAAGGCGCCGACGTGGAAAAACTGACAAAACTGGTAACCGCCCTGCACAAGCCGGAAGTAAAAGCCGACGAAGATAAAACCGCCAAAATTATGGGCGACATCAAAGAGATGGCCCGTAATAAAACGGAGATCATGCAGCAGGCTAAAATCATGCTGCAACAGTGGGAAGCCGGTAATCCGGAAGTACGCCACCTGTGGGAAACCATGAACAGCTGGGTATATAAAGGATTTGACGCCACGTATAAAAGGCTGGGCATCGACTTCGATAAAATGTACTATGAAAGCGATACCTACCTGTTGGGCAAAGACCTCGTGGCAGACGGCCTGCAAAAAGGTGTACTGTTTAAAAAAGATGACAACTCCGTATGGATAGACCTCACCGCTGACGGACTGGACGAAAAGCTGCTGCTTCGTGGCGATGGCACCTCTGTGTATATGACGCAGGACCTGGGCACCGCCCGGCTGAAGTACAACGACTATCACATGGAACAGAGCATCTATGTGGTAGCCGATGAACAGAACTACCACTTCAAAGTACTGCAGCTGATCCTGGAAAAACTGGGCGAACCTTCTGCTGCAGGTATCTACCACCTCAGTTATGGCATGGTGGAACTGCCCCACGGCCGGATGAAAAGCAGGGAAGGCACTGTAGTGGACGCGGACGATATGGCTGAAGAGATGGTAAATACCGCGAAAGAAGCCACCGAAAAAGCCCTGCAAAAGCATAGCGATATCACGGAAGCGGAACTGAATGAGCTGTATGAAACCATTGGCCTGGGTGGCATGAAGTTTTTCCTGCTGCGGGTAGATCCGAAGAAAAAAATGATCTTCAATCCGGAAGAATCCATCGACCTGCACGGCTTTACCGGTCCGTTTATCCAGTATGCGCATGCCCGTATCAAGTCTATTTTGCGGGACGTTGGTCCTGTGGAAGGTCTTGAGAATTTCCGCTACCACGGCGAACTGCTGCCGCTGGAAAAAGAACTGATTGTGCTGAACGAACAGTTCGAAGGTGCTGTAGTAGAAGCGCACAGGGAAATGAGCCCGTCTGTTATCGCCAACTACGTGTTCCTGCTGGCGCAGACGTTCAACTCCTTCTATGCTGCCAAAGTAGACGGCGTATATACTTACTCCGTACTGCGGGAAGAAAATGAAGACAAGAAAAAATTAAGACTGCAACTGATCACCCTCACCGCACACACTATCCGTCAGGGTATGAAGCTGTTGGGCATCAATGTACCGGAGCGGATGTAA
- a CDS encoding porin family protein has product MKKLILSGILAIGTVLAVKAQTVKFGVKGGLNLAKITNESSAKTRASFYAGGLVNIALDQNWAIQPELLYSGQGAKLKSSYLGGLITTEGTLKTDYINIPVMVQYSIVPAFYLEAGPQLGILAGAKVKGGNVSVDIKDQMKTVDFGIGVGFGYKFDMGLGVSGRYNFGLTNIYDSDKTTNKNSVAQIGLFYMF; this is encoded by the coding sequence ATGAAAAAACTTATTCTGTCTGGTATACTCGCCATTGGTACTGTACTGGCAGTAAAAGCACAAACAGTGAAATTTGGTGTAAAAGGCGGCCTCAATCTCGCTAAAATCACCAACGAAAGCTCCGCTAAAACCCGTGCCTCCTTCTATGCCGGCGGTCTCGTAAACATCGCACTGGACCAGAACTGGGCTATCCAGCCGGAACTGTTGTACTCCGGACAAGGCGCCAAACTGAAGTCCAGCTACCTCGGTGGCCTGATCACCACAGAAGGCACACTGAAAACAGATTACATCAATATCCCTGTCATGGTGCAATACTCCATCGTTCCGGCCTTCTACCTCGAAGCAGGCCCGCAGCTGGGCATCCTGGCAGGTGCCAAAGTGAAAGGCGGCAACGTGTCTGTAGATATCAAAGACCAGATGAAAACAGTGGACTTTGGCATCGGCGTAGGTTTCGGTTACAAGTTTGACATGGGCCTGGGCGTATCCGGCCGTTACAACTTTGGACTGACCAACATCTATGACTCCGATAAAACCACCAACAAAAATTCCGTAGCACAGATCGGTCTGTTTTATATGTTCTAA
- a CDS encoding GNAT family N-acetyltransferase: protein MTIRTITPADNPTLANIIRTSLAEFGMDVPGTVYTDPTTDHLSDIYNKPRATYFVAEENGVILGGAGIHPLDGGEDHVCELQKMYLLPAARGKGLAGKLITLSLEYAKANGYTQCYLETDPRLARARQVYEQFGFRYLTGPMGNTGHFGCDSWMLKDL from the coding sequence ATGACAATCAGAACAATCACGCCTGCCGACAACCCAACGCTTGCCAACATTATCAGGACCTCCCTCGCAGAATTCGGAATGGACGTGCCCGGGACCGTTTATACCGATCCTACGACCGATCACCTGTCCGACATCTACAATAAACCACGGGCCACCTATTTTGTAGCAGAAGAAAACGGGGTTATCCTCGGTGGCGCCGGTATTCATCCGCTCGATGGCGGTGAAGACCATGTATGCGAACTGCAGAAGATGTACCTCCTCCCCGCTGCCAGAGGCAAAGGCCTCGCCGGCAAGCTGATCACGCTGAGCCTCGAATATGCCAAAGCCAACGGTTACACCCAGTGCTATCTCGAAACAGATCCCCGGCTGGCCAGGGCAAGACAGGTATATGAACAATTCGGTTTCAGGTACCTGACAGGCCCCATGGGCAATACCGGCCATTTTGGCTGTGATAGCTGGATGCTGAAGGATTTATAA